A segment of the Staphylococcus ratti genome:
TCAGTCAGCTGAATCTGCTGATGATATCGACTTAGAGCGAGCGAAATCTGCGAAACAACGCGCTACTTTTTATCTAGATGGAGATAAAGAAGATACGGATTTTAAACGTGCTGAACGCGCATTAAAACGTGCTGAAAACCGTATTGAAGTAGCAAAATTTAAATAATCTAACATTAAAACCCACTGATGAAAATCAGTGGGTTTTAACATGTAACGGGGATTAAGAAAGATGGCGATTTATACATTAAAATTTGAACAATTGTATATACAAATTAATCAAAAAGACGTATGATGTTATTTATGTGATTCTTTAATAAAAAGATAGAAATTCACTACAGGTATAGACATAGACGATTACATTGGGAATTAACGTGTAAATCATGTAAAATTGAATAAGATTAACTTAAAAGGGGCAACATAATGCAATGGAATATTTAGGACAATTTGCGGTTGTACATCTTATCATGCATGTGCTCTGTATTTGTGTTGCGTATTGGTTTTTAAATGCGATCCGATTAGATCAATTTTTTAAAAAAGGTTACCCACTGCAAGTTCAGGTTGCAATGATATTTGTTGCG
Coding sequences within it:
- a CDS encoding DUF1146 family protein, with the translated sequence MEYLGQFAVVHLIMHVLCICVAYWFLNAIRLDQFFKKGYPLQVQVAMIFVAILLGTSVSDFIIDLLQFSTQIQYLFK